The genomic segment GGCAACAACCAcgggagcagagcctggagcaggtggCAGGTGTGACCCGAGGGGCTGGCCCCGGGCCAAAGCCGTCAGTGAGCCCTGCGGGTTACACACCCAAGCGCCCGGAGCTCCCTATTTATAGTGGGTAGAGGGGACTTTGAGCTGGGCCACGGCAGCAGCGGGACAGGTGCTGAGGTGAGCGGGGCTCGGGGGATGCGAGCGGGCGTTTCCAGCAGGATGCGGCCCCTCCAGGCTCGGCAGCgcgggcagccccggcagccGCGTCCCGGCAGCggagcgggcccggcccggccccggcggagCCCCGAGCGGAGCGCGGCCGGGAGGGGGAGCGCGGGCacggcgggcgggcgggcgggcgggggcagCCGGGCACGGCGGCAGCAGCCGGacgcccgcccggcccggcccggccccgggcggATGCGCTGCCTGCGAGCGGGGCCGTTCGCTGCCTCGCCCTGCGCcggcgggcggcagcggccCCGAGCCGGCTCCGGCCCAGCGGGGCCCCCGCTCCGGCAGCCGCTGCCCTCGGCGCCCGCCACTGACACCCTCCGTGCCTGCGCTCCCgccagctgcccctgcacagccctcgCCTGCCCGCTGCGCTCTGCCCTGCGCTCACACAGCCCCGCTGCGCCTGCACGCCACTGACGCgctgctgggatgggacaggacaATTGCAAACCCCAGCCCGGGGACCTGATCGAGATATTCCGGCCACTTTACCAGCACTGGGCCCTCTACGTGGGGGATGGATATGTCATTCATGTGACAGGTATGGCTTGTGCCGCCTGGCGAGGTGCAGAGCGGGTGATGGAATGCCCCAGGAGCCCTGTCTCCCTCCCTGGGCCCCTATGTGTGTAGCTGTCTtttccaggagcaggcagaaacCCATCTGAGGTCCTGGAGGGGCCAGAGAGGGTCTGTCTGACTGCCTTATCTCCTCCTTGGCTTATGCAGATGAAGAAGCCTCATCCCTTTTGCTTAGTAGCTCATCAATACATGCCACAAGAGCCAAGGTGAAGAAGCAACTCCTGAACGACGTGGTGAAAAATGATAGATGGCGTGTCAACAACAAGTATGACCGCTCCCGCACTCCTTTCCCTGTGAAGGAGATCATCCGGCGCGCTGAGCTATGCATTGACCGGGAGGTGCCATATGATGTGCTTACCAGCAATTGTGAGCACTTTGTGACAATGCTGCGCTACGGAGAAGGAGAGTCTGAGCAGGTGAGCCCTGGGtgcctcccagagcagctcctggctgctggctgtgagccgggcactgggacacagcctgcagcctgcaggggacAGCCCAGTGCCAGGCGTGGGCTCCAAAGCAGCGctgcctccccagagcccctgcccctgcagggtccctgtgctctgtctgcagcctgACAGTGCCCTctcactgagtgccacctcctggGGGGACAAACCTGGGTGCTGCCCCTTCTGCTTTTGGGGCACATGGCTCTCACTCATTTATTTACCCTGGATATCCCTGCCTTTTATAGATTATAATCCTAGAGCGTTATAAATATAAATGCCCCTCATGTTTCCaacctgtgttttgttttcccttttacaGGTcacaaaggcagctgctggcagtgctgcagcagctctagGAAGTTTCATTcttgctggtgctgctcttgtTGGGATGGCATTGTCTGAGAGCACATCCAGGAGATAGGGCTACTGATGGGCTCTCAGGAAGAGCTCAGACCAAGTCAGGCAGAGTCCCTGGCCACAGCGGTCACTGGTCAGCTTTTGCTGCACCTGCCATCAAGGCTTCCTTGCAACCGTGCCAAGCTTGCTGTAAACAGTAAACAATCCTTAATAAAATGTCTGCATTACAAAATCATATTGCCCTAAAATCCTCTTTTATCTGCATATAGTTCTGTGTGCAAGTTCAGCAGTCCAGCCTTGCTTCTCCCTGACATcccactgagaaaaaaagtcaGTGTTTTACAGGCATGCTCTAATTTTCGGCATGATGGAGTTTTACTCACTTTTTCCCTGCCTACAAAGTGTACTTTTCCCAGGCTCTTCTGACTTTCTTTGGGAGCAGCAGACCCCCCAGTGTGGGGAGGTCTGACAGGAAAATCCAGTGGGGTCTTTCTCTATCAGCTGTTTGTTCCACTGTACCATTGAAGTTTTCTCCCATCACCCTGTAAGTGCAGTGATTGCTGGCATTGGACCTGAATAAGTATGCCAGGAGAtttttatggtcccttccaacccaacccattctagGATTTGGCTCTTTCAGCTTCCAAAAAACCACTGAGGCTTAAAGAATTGCGAGGGCAGCAAGGGGACTTTGgcctgccagagctggggcaaGGTCACTTCAGTGACCAAATGTTGATTCCAGTGCATTCATAGTCCCAGCACCAGATCAATCTTCCCCCCAGCCAGCAGGAAGGCAAAGCCAgggtccctgcagtgctgggcgCGAGGGATGTGCAGAAtgagctgtgcagcccctgtgctTCATCTCCCAATGCACTGAGCCACACCATTTCCTTGTCACAAAGCTGATGTGTGCATTGTCTTGGAAGAAAACTCTTCAGGCTAAGTGTGCTTTATTGTCCTTTACCTGGGGGATCTGCCTTGAGTGTTTGGAAGCAGGTTAGCTGCATCCCACCTGTGAGACACAgagtctgtgctgcttttgttacAGGCAACTGCCTGGactgcagggacaggtgagagcaGAAGAGCTGCGTGTGAGAGCCTGCATGGTTTTGTCTGCTTTTGAGAAAAGACAGGTTGTCcaggtttaaccccagccagcagcaaagcaccaggcagccacttgctcactcactgccctgccagccccatcaGGGAGGGAATGAGAAGAGTTGAAGTGAAAACCTTGAAgcttgagaaaaagaaaaataattaattctttgcttttgtaAAACGTaagtttttcagtgtttgaaatAATCAAGTCAAGAAttcctgttgtttttctgctgtcctTTGTTATTACATccttcccaatttttttttttttaatacaggaaAACATGATATAATCAAACTGAAACTGAAACTCCTTCTTGGATTCCTGGAAATGcaatcaaaacttttttttgcaGCTATACCAGTTAGGTGGTTTTACAGCTGGCAATGAGTACAATCAAGGCTGTTCTTTTCtcaaaagttgaaaaaaatatcaatgtATGTGCtctgaggcacagccaggaggggTGCAGCCCCTCCCTAAATGGAGGGGCTTTTGTAGGGATGTCAGTCACGTGAATGTGGTTCACATCAGAAGATGAAAACTTGGGCTGAAGCCgcagcatcctgcagctctgagcctggCTGTAGGGTCTCACCTCACTCTCTACTGTGTTTGCAGGTGGTTCACATAAATCTAATCTGTTGCAGCCTGAATTGCTGCTAGTAAAGTCCAGGGTGAAGAAGCAAAAAAGGCTTTTGCATAATATCCATAGGTGTTTAATTCAGCCACACAGTGAGATGTTCTGCTCTCAGACCCATACCCCCAAGGTCCACCTCTCTCCCCAGGGGCCTCCCCGCTGACCTTGGTCTCCGGGCAGTATCAAGGCGAGGTCCAATCAGGGAAAAGAGATGGAGAGCCTCAGGAACACCTATGTTCAGGCATaggaacaggggaaggagccaatGGGGTGTAACTTAGGAGAAGCTCCTCCAGGGCCTCCACACTAATCCATGCTTTTTGCTGCAGAGTCTTTGTATGGGGCCATTTCAAATCcctctgcagcatcctctgcCATTTGTGGCACCAACTGTTTGACTGGTACCTCTTATAGATACATATcataatattggctttttgcaaatgttAAACTGGATTTTATATGTGTGGTGTTAAAATAACTTTGTTATGAAGgtatagtttttatttctgttgttaattaagTTTAGACATAGTAGTGAAATAGCTATGTGGGTGTTAAAATGCCTTCTTGGATGAGATAACATCCTATTAATATAGGACGAGGACACCTGCTACAGATAAGCCAGATATCAGCACCCACAGTCTGAAAACAGTGTGGACCAAGGCCAAATTGGAAATTATAAAGAGAAGGAgccaaaaccacagccaagaAACACTATGCTCTAAAATAGAGGACCCAAGGAGGGGCCATGTAAAATAGTTTATGGAATATGTAAACTAGTTTATGGATATGCATAAAGATCTAtaaatatgcaacaggctgatgTAAGGAGAAAAGGTATTTAAGTGATATCCCCAAAGGTGGGAGTGTGCTCTTGGCTGAGTGCTAAGATGCCCCCGGCCATAATAACCTTTGCTGTATGGTCCTCGTCTCCTATTGCCCTTTATAAAACTTTTAACTTTTCACAAGAGAGCGAATGTATTTTTCACAGTACCCAAGGCTTGTTTTAATCAGCATCCAGGGATGGTTGTTCTGCCAGGAAATGTCCTGTGAAATGACAGGGATAGTGCTGTTGCCCATCAATGGACAGGAGGATCAGTTGGGGACAGAGGCTCACTGCAATGAGGCGGCAGCTTGGCTTCCTCGGGTACAAGATGAGATTTTCCAATGAACAGGAGTTCTTGGGCACCACGACTGGAAGCAGAGCCCTCTTCGGAGTGGGGGTCGAGTGTGATGGGACAGGCCGGCTCCGGAGCGGCGCTGGCAGTGAGCCCGGCAGAATTCACGGAATTTCTTCTGCCATGAGCTTTATAATGGGAGCAGCGGGCCGCGAAAGAGCACGGCAGCAGCGGGACACGCACTACCCGAAGGAGCGGAGCCTTGCCGTTGTACGGGATGGGCGTGCCCGACTAGGATCTCCGAGTCAGAAGGGGCTGTGACCTCGGAACGATATCGCAATCGCCTCTAAGAACTATTTCTAGCGGGAGTAGCGGGCCGGGAGCCCGGCGACGGCAGCAGCGGGACAGGTGCTGAGGTGAGCGGGGCTCGGGGGATGCGAGCGGGCGTTTCCAGCAGGATGCGGCCCCTCCAGGCTCGGCAGCgcgggcagccccggcagccGCGTCCCGGCAGCggagcgggcccggcccggccccggcggagCCCCGAGCGGAGCGCGGCCGGGAGGGGAGCGCGGGCacggcgggcgggcgggcgggcgggggcagCCGGGCACAGCGGCAGCAGCCGGacgcccgcccggcccggcccggccccgggcggATGCGCTGCCTGCGAGCGGGGCCGTTCGCTGCCTCGCCCTGCGCcggcgggcggcagcggccCCGAGCCGGCTCCGGCCCAGCGGGGCCCCCGCTCCGGCAGCCGCTGCCCTCGGCGCCCGCCACTGACACCCTCCGTGCCTGCGCTCCCgccagctgcccctgcacagccctcgCCTGCCCGCTGCGCTCTGCCCTGCGCTCACACAGCCCCGCTGCGCCTGCACGGCCTGACTGCACCATCCCGGGATGGGACAGAACAATTGCAAACCCCAGCCCGGGGACCTGATCGAGATCGACCGGCCACGTCATAAGCACTGGGCCCTGTACATGGAGGATGGATATGTCATCAATTTGACACCTGTAGGTAAGGGTATTGCAGACTGGCAAGGTGCAAGGCACTTCTCGGGTGCTCCCAGACCTCTGTCTCCCTCCATGGACTGGTGGTGAGCCCTGTGTGTGTTGCTGTCCTTTCCAGGAGCAGTCAGAAACCCATCTGAGGTATTGGAGGTGCCAGAGAGGGTCTGTCTGCCTGTTTTATCTCCTCCCTTCTATTTACAGGTAAAAAACAGCTAAAGCTGGGAATCCACACTGTGCCTGTATTCATCAGAAGGGTGAAAAAGCAGCGCCTGGAGGTGGTGCAAAATAATACATGGCGTGTCAATAACGAGTCTGATCAGTGCCACCCTCCTCTCACATTGACAGAGATCATTCATCATGCTAAAGATTATATTGACAAGGATTTCACATATCGTGTGTTTGGTAGCAACTGTGAGGACTTTGTGAAAAAACTCCGTTATGGAGAAGGAGTCACAGAGCAGGTGAGTGCCAGGGGTGAGCCCTGGGtgcctcccagagcagctcctggctgctggctgtgagccgggcactgggacacagcctgcagcctgcaggggacAGCCCAGTGCCAGGCGTGGGCTCCAAAGCAGCGctgcctccccagagcccctgcccctgcagggtccctgtgctctgtctgcagcctgACAGTGCCCTctcactgagtgccacctcctggGGGAACAAACCTGGGTGCTGCCCCTTCTGCTAATGGGGGCACATGTTGCTTGTTGATTTATTTATCCTGATTTTCCCTGTGCTCCATTACAATACCTGCGGCTGATGAAAGTGCTCATCATTTCCCAGCCTGTGTCTTGCTTTCCCTTTACCTGCCTAGATAGCAATTGTTTGCATGCTGGCAGTAGGATCTGTGCTGTTGCCTTCACTGTGTGGGTGGGCTTGCTGGGGCTGAAAtccagagagaaacagagcacTGATGGGCCATCAGGAAAAGCTCAGAGAAAGGCAGAggttccctggctgcagggggtCTCTGCCCTGTTTTTGCCACCCTTTGtagaaagaattaaattaaagccttaaaaaagcataaatacCCAATCTCATCATGCCTAGAATCTTCTTTTTACAGCTTTGCACACAGGTTCAGCACTCTGGCCttgcttctccctgctctccccttgAGAAATACCAAGTCAGGCATATCATCATTCAAGGTgatccccagcagcactggcctgTTTGTCACATGGGCTTTTACTTTTTGTCCGTGATTATTTTTGTGGTAATCTGCAAGCACTGGAAAGcaaattttccttcccttaGGCTGCCATCTCCCCTCCAGTGCATTGCTGAGGGCTGGTGCAGGCTTTCTGCCTTCATCCATGTTTTATCAGCTACATCATATTGGCTCTTTCTATGAAAGATTTAACCTTAACTATCCCTCCAAGTATACTGAATTTACTGCAAAGTGTTTACCCTGTGTTTTCCAGTCGAGGACATCTGCAGGTTGTGAAATAACCATTTGAGATATGACAGATGAAAAGGAATGCCCCAACCCTGGGGATCTGATCGAGATCAAAAAGGGAAGTTATGTGCAATGGGCCCTCTATGTGGGGGATGGATATGTCATCCATATGACACCTGTAGGTAAGGCTGGTGCAGCCTGGCAGGATCCAGAGAGGGTGTTGGGATGCTCCTGGAGCCCTTTGTACCTCCATAGGCTGCTCCATGtggactctgtgtgtgtggatgACCTTTCCAGGAGCAGTCCAAAAGCCatctgaggttttgggggggcCAGAGAGGGTCTGCCTTGACTGCCTTATCTTCTCCCTGTCTTCCCCAGATGAAAAAGCCCCATATCTGTCAGCCAGCAGAAAGTCAATGGTCACCAGAAAGGCCAGGGTTACAAAGGAGCTCCTGAAGGTGGCCAGAAACAATGACTGGGCTGTCAACAACAAGTGTGATGGTTACCGCACGCCTCTGCCCGTGGAGGAGATCATCTGGCGTGCTGAGTGTTGCATTGGCAAGGAGCTGCCATGTGATGAGCTTGGTATATGCTCTGAGGATTTTGTGACAAATCTCCGCTATGGTGGCAAGGTGAGTGCCAGAGGTGAGCCCTGGGtgcctcccagagcagctcctggctgctggctgtgagccaggcactgggacacagcctgcagcctgcaggggacAGCCCAGTGCCAGGCGTGGGCTCCAAAGCAGCGctgcctccccagagcccctgcacctgcagggtccctgtgctctgtctgcagcctgACAGTGCCCTCTCACTGCGTGCCACCTCCTGGGGGAACAAACCTGGGTGCTGCCCCTTATCTTCTTGGATATGAATATAGCTTTGTGTGCAACTTCAGCGTTGTGGCATTGCTTTGCCCTGCTGTCCCACTAAGAAATACTAAGTCAGGCATATCATTATTCAAGGTGATCTCCAGCAGTACTGGCCTGTTTGTCACTTTTACTTTTTATCTGTGATAGGTTTTGTGGTATTCTGCCAGCACTTGAAAGcaaattttgctttccttacATTGCCACATCCCCTCCAGTACTTGCTGAGGGCTCGTGCAGTCCCTCTATCATCCTGCTTTTATCAGCTACATCCTACTGGCACATTCTATGGAAAAATTGATTTCAAGCTTAACTTTCTCACCAAATAAACGAAATTTATTGCTGAGTGTTTActgtgtgttttccagctgaGGGCTTTGTTGTGTGGAGAAATGCACGTTTCTGGTAGGGCAGAAGACAAGGACtaccccagccctggggatctGATTGAGGTCAAATGGGGACGTTATGAACACTGGGCCCTCTACCTGGCGAAAGGACATGTCCTCCATGTGATACCTGGTAAGGCTGTTGCAGTCTGGCAGAATGCAGAGGGGGTGTTGTGGTGCTCCAGGAGCCCTTTCTacctccatgggctgctccATATGGACTCTGTGTGTGTAGATGAGCTTTCCAGGAGCAGTCTAAAAGCCAtctgaggttttggggaggggcagagagggTCTGCCTATGTACCTTatctcctccctgccttccccagatGAAGGAGCCACACACCTGTCACCCAGCAGTGGGTCTGTATTTCTCAGAAAAGCCATGGTGAAGAAGGCGGACCTGGAATTGGTGGCTGGAAATGATACATGGCGTGTCAACAACAAGTATGACCGCTCCCGCACTCCTTTCCCTATGGAGGAAATCATCCGGCGTTCTGAGCCATGGATTGGCAAGGAGCTGGCATATCGTTTGTTCCTCAAGAACTGTGAGCACTTTGTGACAATGCTCCGCTACGGAGATGGAGTCTCTGAGCAGGTGAGTGCCAGGGGTGAGCCCCTGGGtgcctcccagagcagctcctggctgctggctgtgagccgggcactgggacacagcctgcagcctgcaggggacAGCCCAGTGCCAGGCGTGGGCTCCAAAGCAGCGctgcctccccagagcccctgcccctgcagggtccctgtgctctgtctgcagcctgACAGTGCCCTCTCACTGCGTGCCACCTCCTGGGGGAACAAACCTGGGTGCTGCCCCTTCTGCTAATGGGGGCACGTCTGACCCAGATTCAATTACCATGATTATATTTGCCTGTTCTCACTTATCATGTCTGGGCGTAAATATAAGTGCTTATAATGTCTCTAACCTttgttttactttccttttaCAGGCCAACACAGCACTTCTAAGTATCAATTCCATTTCTTCTGTAGTGATGGCTGGGATAGGAATTGCTGGTCTTGTGGCTGCGGCTGGTATTCCTGCGTTTGGATTTCCTCTTTTGGCCTCTTGTGCGGTTTCTGGTGGTGGTAGTCTTGCCAGTATTGGTTTAACTTCCAGCAATATTGTTCATTACGTCTCTTTTGCCAAATTtgcaaaggcagggagagatATACTAGAAAAGAGTTGCTGTTAGCAAGAGCTCAAGTGAGGCGTGGAGTCCCTGGTCACTGTTCAGCTTTTGCCATTACAAGTGTAATGAACGCTTACTAGCAACTGCTGTGATAATTAATTCAAAGActt from the Camarhynchus parvulus chromosome 9, STF_HiC, whole genome shotgun sequence genome contains:
- the LOC115907031 gene encoding phospholipase A and acyltransferase 1-like, which translates into the protein MGQDNCKPQPGDLIEIFRPLYQHWALYVGDGYVIHVTDEEASSLLLSSSSIHATRAKVKKQLLNDVVKNDRWRVNNKYDRSRTPFPVKEIIRRAELCIDREVPYDVLTSNCEHFVTMLRYGEGESEQVTKAAAGSAAAALGSFILAGAALVGMALSESTSRR
- the LOC115907032 gene encoding phospholipase A and acyltransferase 1-like; its protein translation is MGQNNCKPQPGDLIEIDRPRHKHWALYMEDGYVINLTPVGKKQLKLGIHTVPVFIRRVKKQRLEVVQNNTWRVNNESDQCHPPLTLTEIIHHAKDYIDKDFTYRVFGSNCEDFVKKLRYGEGVTEQSRTSAGCEITI
- the LOC115907033 gene encoding phospholipase A and acyltransferase 2-like, producing MTDEKECPNPGDLIEIKKGSYVQWALYVGDGYVIHMTPVDEKAPYLSASRKSMVTRKARVTKELLKVARNNDWAVNNKCDGYRTPLPVEEIIWRAECCIGKELPCDE
- the LOC115907034 gene encoding phospholipase A and acyltransferase 1-like, whose amino-acid sequence is MHVSGRAEDKDYPSPGDLIEVKWGRYEHWALYLAKGHVLHVIPDEGATHLSPSSGSVFLRKAMVKKADLELVAGNDTWRVNNKYDRSRTPFPMEEIIRRSEPWIGKELAYRLFLKNCEHFVTMLRYGDGVSEQANTALLSINSISSVVMAGIGIAGLVAAAGIPAFGFPLLASCAVSGGGSLASIGLTSSNIVHYVSFAKFAKAGRDILEKSCC